TTCATGGTATTTTCCCTGCACCTTGATTAGCCATTGTCACTCAAAGATTACTACAAAACAATGATTTCACAACAATACCTCAGCCTTTCCTCAAAGCCTGGGGCGGAATAAGCACTGATATGGGATGCTTTACCCCAAGGCTTTTATCCAGACTGACCAGCTTTTCAATCTGGCTGGGGCTAAGTTCACTGCCTTTCTGTAACAGCAGTCTGCCGCTAAGTGACCTGATCTCTTCAGTAATCACCATATAAGGAGTAAGTTCGGCCAGTCTGATCTGTTTGTGCTCGTATTGTTCCTGAGTCTGAAGCACTTCCACGAATGCTCTGATCACATCAGGATCATAGCGCCCCTTTCTAATCAAAATCTTTTCCATGGCTCCCCGGACATCATAACCTCTCGACATTAACAGATCATAATCCAGAATCAGCTTAAGAATCCTGGATCCAAGAGGGATATCTTTACCCTCAACCTCATCCAGAGGTACTCCCCGTCCATCATACAGCTTTTCCTGGTAAGCGATCATACTGGCCAGATTTTCCAGACGGGGAATCATACTGATCATTCTGGAACCGCTTTCAGGATGCCTGGCAAAAAGTACTATCTCCTGGCTTTGCAGCCTCTCCCCTGTTTTTAGTTTCTCCAGTACAGAGGGAGGCAAGGTAATGCAGCCCACCTGAGAAAGCAGGGCCCCTGTTTCATAAAACCAGACATCAGTTTCTCCAAGTCTTGCTGCAGTATCCCGGACAAGATGCTTGATTCTTGTAGCCCTGCCCATGGCCAGTTCATTGGTTGATCCCAAAATATCCGTCAAAACCTGGGTAATTCCCCTTACCGTATCTTCCAAAATCTCTTTTTCTGCTCTGATCAGTCGATACTGTTTAATGCCGTCATTTAAGGCCCTCTCCAGATTCACCGGGTAACATGGCTTGGTCAAAAACCTGAACACATTGCCGGCATTGATAGCCTCCACTGCTGAGATTAAATCGGCCTGCCCGGTAAGCATTATTCTTACACTGTCCGGAAATAGATTTCTGACCCTGGAAAGAAATTCAACCCCATTCATTTCGGGCATTTTCAAATCAGCCACCACAACTGCGTAAGGCCCTTTTTCATTAATGGCCTTCATGCCCTCCACAGGACCGCTTGCTGTGTCCACACAAAACTTCTTGCGCAAGGTCCTTTTAAAGCCTTGCAAAATATTCAAATCATCATCAACAAACAGGATTTTATAGTCATTCATGGGTTACTCCAGCAAAAAGCTGCACAACTCTTGGCACAAAATTTAAAAAATTGAGTCTAATGCGGGCTGTGCCCACAACCCAGTTTAAACAAGAATAGTTGAGTTTGGACGATAACCTTACTTTTCAGACTGAAGGCTGAAAAATAAGGATCTTGGGCATCATTGCTCTTTCAAGGTTAAATCAATTTCTTGTTTTTTTCTACAGGGTTGAAACGGTAAGTTACTAATGTATACGATTACAATCTGTAACAAGTTACTCAAAAAGTAGACAAATAACAAGCTTAAAAAAAAATTCAGTCCTTTTCTAAATTAAACTTGTCATCATAATTATGGCTACTATATACTGTCCACATTCCCATATCTAAATCGCTGAAAAGGAGCCAGACATGTCCAAAGTGCTTATCGTTGAAGATTCCAGGACCATATCCGGGCTGATACAAAAGTTCCTGCTCAGAAACAGCTATGAAGTCACCGACTGCGTGGCCTTTGCCGAAAAGGCTATAGAGAGTATTCCTGAAAAATTTCCTGATCTCGTACTCATGGACATCAACCTCAGCGGGGAGATGGACGGCATCAGAGCTGCATCCATCATCCGCAACAACTGGGACATTCCGGTATTGTTTCTGACCTCGGAATACAGTGAAGACATCATGCGCAGGGCAGCAAGGGCCCGACCTTACGGCTATCTCCGCAAGCCTTTTGAGGAGTACCACCTCATTGCCCAGATGGATCTGGCTCTGCGTCTGAAAAAGATAGAAGTTAAAACTCTTAAGCAGAGAAAAAGAGCGGTAAACCGGCTCAGACAATCCGAGGAAAAATTCCGAAAACTTTCCGAGGATATGCCCAGCATGATCTGTACCTTTACTTCGGACAGCACTCTAACCTATGTCAACAAGGCTTATGCTGATTTTTTTAACAGCACCCCTGAAGCTCTTCTTGGTGCCAGATGGCTGGACTTTGTGCCTGAGACTGAAAGAGAAGCTGCCAGAAAAAATTTTCAGCAGCTTAGCGTGGAACATCCCTTCAACTCTTATGAGCATCGTGTAACAAATGAAAGTGGAGATTTGAAATGGATGGCATGGACAGACCGGGCACTGTTTGATGACCAGGGGCACTTGAATTATTACCTTGCCATAGGCCTGGATATAACAAAACAGAAACAAACAACCCTGTCTCTCGCTGAAAACGAACGTGCCCTTTCACAGGTCCTTAAAGCCTTGAAAGTAGGCATGATGGTGTTGGACAGAGATTCCGGGGTTATCACCAGGGCAAACGCTGAGGCACTGGCCTGCTGCCCAAACCAGAAAATAATCGGGGCTGCCATTGATGATGTTATGTCTGCACTTTTTCCTGACCAGAACGTTTCCTTTGCCTCTATTGTTCAAAAAATGCCCTACTTTAACGAGGAACGCTCCCTGAAAACAATCCGCGGCACCAAAATTCCAGTGCTTTGCAGCGCATTCAGCAGCGGTCTGAATTCTGAAAAAACAATCATTCTTACTTTTCATGACATCTCTGAACATAAGGAATTGGAAATGCAACTGACCCATGCCCAGAAAATGAAAGCAGTGGGCTCTCTCGCTGCCGGCATCGCCCACGAAATCAACACTCCTGCACAGTACGTTGGAGACAATATCCGTTTTTTAAAAGACGCCTTTCATGATTTGCTCAACCTTGTGGACAAATGCAGGGCAAGATATGATGAACAGTCTACATTTTTCTCTAAGCATGAGTTTGAGCAAATGCTTGAACAGGCTGACTATTCATTCCTTCAGTCAGAGGTGCCCTCCAGCATCGACCAATCCTTGCAAGGCATTGATCATATCAGCAATATTGTCCGAGCCATGAAAAGATTTTCCCATCCCGGTGAAAGAAACGACATGACCAGTATTGATCTTAAGGATGCTATTGAAAACACTCTGGCCATCTCACGCAACGAATGGAAGTACGTGGCTGAAACAAAAATCACTTGTCAGTCTGCATCGCCCATAGTCCATGGATATCCTAATGATTTAAACCAGGTTTTTCTAAACCTGATTGTCAATGCAGCCTATTCAATCAAGAAAAAGGTAGGCTCCACCGGAAAAAAGGGGCTGATTCACATCCATGTTTCTATCAGTGAAGGACACGCCAGAATAGACTTTACAGATACCGGGACTGGGATTCCCCATGAAATCCAGGATCGGATATTCGAACAGTTCTTCACCACCAAGCCTGTAGGCATGGGCACCGGACAGGGATTGGCACTGGCCTATTCCATTGTTGTAGACAAGCACCAGGGAAAGATCAGCTTTCAATCCACACCTCAAAAAGGAACCACTTTTACCGTGCTTTTACCCACCAACCACAAGGAAGAGAAAGGTCAATGACAACAATACTTTTCGTAGACGATGAAATAAATGTTTTAAACGGCATCAGAAGAATGCTCCGAAACATGCGGGGCGAATGGGATATGCACTTTGCCACAAGCGGTGACCAGGCTCTGCAAATCATGTCTGCGCAAAATGTGGACGTGATCGTCACTGACATGAGAATGCCGGGCATGCACGGAGGCGAACTTTTGACAAAAGTCATGAAACTCTGGCCGGAAACAATACGCATGGTTCTGTCCGGGCACTCTGATCTGGATGTGGTTTATCAGGCTGTACTGCCCGCACATCAGTATATTTCCAAACCAAGTTCGGCCGAGACCATCAAGTCAGCCATCCAGAGGGCCATCAAAGTAAGAAAACACATCAATGGACATCCTGTAAAAGCAGTTATTTCCAGCTTAGACACTCTGCCTGCCTTGCCTGAACTCTATCATCAGCTGACTGAAGAGCTCAGAAAAAGTGATCCGGATATTAAAGCTGTAAGCCGCATTATTGCCATGGATATTGGCATGAGTGCCAAGCTTCTTAAACTGGTCAATTCTTCATTCTTTGGATTTTGTCGCCATATTGCCAGCTTAGAACAGGCTGTGACCCTGCTTGGAATAAATATTATCAGGTCATTGATTCTTTCCGTACATATCTTCAGCCTTTATGACCTTTCCAATGTGCCTGGATTTTCCCTGAAAAAATTATGGGAACACTGTTTAGGTTCGGCAAATCTTGCTCAGAAACTCGCTGTACTGGAGGGTATGTCAAGAGAAAGCGCTGAAGACTGTTATTTTGCAGGCCTCTTTCATGACATAGGAAAGCTGGTCCTGGCCAGTCAACTGCCTGAGGAATACAATGCCATCCTGGAAAAAATCAGAAATAAGGGGCTGACAGTTCGCACAGCTGAAATACAGATTCTTGGTACCAGCCATGCCGAAGTGGGCGGATACCTGCTCGGAGTGTGGGGTTTTCCAGATGATATTGTGGAGGCAGTCACCTTTCATCATCAGCCATGTCTTGCTCAGTCAGGCATGCGAGCCCTCACCACCACTCATGTTTCCAACATCCTTGAAAGAAGATACAATGTCTTTAACCCAAACTACAACCTGCCCGACTACAGTTTTGACTATCTCAAAACCCTGCAACTCACTGACAGACTAAAGGACTGGGAAAAACTGGCCAGAGGTGAACTGGACCACGTATGCCATCAAAAAGGATGAAAATGA
This window of the Desulfonatronovibrio magnus genome carries:
- a CDS encoding HD domain-containing phosphohydrolase; this translates as MNDYKILFVDDDLNILQGFKRTLRKKFCVDTASGPVEGMKAINEKGPYAVVVADLKMPEMNGVEFLSRVRNLFPDSVRIMLTGQADLISAVEAINAGNVFRFLTKPCYPVNLERALNDGIKQYRLIRAEKEILEDTVRGITQVLTDILGSTNELAMGRATRIKHLVRDTAARLGETDVWFYETGALLSQVGCITLPPSVLEKLKTGERLQSQEIVLFARHPESGSRMISMIPRLENLASMIAYQEKLYDGRGVPLDEVEGKDIPLGSRILKLILDYDLLMSRGYDVRGAMEKILIRKGRYDPDVIRAFVEVLQTQEQYEHKQIRLAELTPYMVITEEIRSLSGRLLLQKGSELSPSQIEKLVSLDKSLGVKHPISVLIPPQALRKG
- a CDS encoding PAS domain S-box protein, which gives rise to MSKVLIVEDSRTISGLIQKFLLRNSYEVTDCVAFAEKAIESIPEKFPDLVLMDINLSGEMDGIRAASIIRNNWDIPVLFLTSEYSEDIMRRAARARPYGYLRKPFEEYHLIAQMDLALRLKKIEVKTLKQRKRAVNRLRQSEEKFRKLSEDMPSMICTFTSDSTLTYVNKAYADFFNSTPEALLGARWLDFVPETEREAARKNFQQLSVEHPFNSYEHRVTNESGDLKWMAWTDRALFDDQGHLNYYLAIGLDITKQKQTTLSLAENERALSQVLKALKVGMMVLDRDSGVITRANAEALACCPNQKIIGAAIDDVMSALFPDQNVSFASIVQKMPYFNEERSLKTIRGTKIPVLCSAFSSGLNSEKTIILTFHDISEHKELEMQLTHAQKMKAVGSLAAGIAHEINTPAQYVGDNIRFLKDAFHDLLNLVDKCRARYDEQSTFFSKHEFEQMLEQADYSFLQSEVPSSIDQSLQGIDHISNIVRAMKRFSHPGERNDMTSIDLKDAIENTLAISRNEWKYVAETKITCQSASPIVHGYPNDLNQVFLNLIVNAAYSIKKKVGSTGKKGLIHIHVSISEGHARIDFTDTGTGIPHEIQDRIFEQFFTTKPVGMGTGQGLALAYSIVVDKHQGKISFQSTPQKGTTFTVLLPTNHKEEKGQ
- a CDS encoding response regulator, giving the protein MTTILFVDDEINVLNGIRRMLRNMRGEWDMHFATSGDQALQIMSAQNVDVIVTDMRMPGMHGGELLTKVMKLWPETIRMVLSGHSDLDVVYQAVLPAHQYISKPSSAETIKSAIQRAIKVRKHINGHPVKAVISSLDTLPALPELYHQLTEELRKSDPDIKAVSRIIAMDIGMSAKLLKLVNSSFFGFCRHIASLEQAVTLLGINIIRSLILSVHIFSLYDLSNVPGFSLKKLWEHCLGSANLAQKLAVLEGMSRESAEDCYFAGLFHDIGKLVLASQLPEEYNAILEKIRNKGLTVRTAEIQILGTSHAEVGGYLLGVWGFPDDIVEAVTFHHQPCLAQSGMRALTTTHVSNILERRYNVFNPNYNLPDYSFDYLKTLQLTDRLKDWEKLARGELDHVCHQKG